From a region of the Desulfuromonas sp. KJ2020 genome:
- a CDS encoding 23S rRNA (pseudouridine(1915)-N(3))-methyltransferase RlmH, producing MKLHLVCVGRLSESYLRDAAEDFSRRVQRYLPLTVTELKEEKGGKKADPGFFREREGERLLARIADETFVIALDEKGKIRTSEELADFLGQHMVQGTGELAFVIGGAYGLSDAVRQRANLVLSLSPLTFTHQMARVILFEQIYRGMTILRNEPYHNR from the coding sequence GTGAAGCTCCACCTGGTTTGCGTCGGCCGACTGTCCGAATCCTACCTGCGCGATGCCGCCGAGGATTTCAGCCGTCGCGTCCAACGCTACCTTCCCCTGACGGTCACCGAACTCAAGGAGGAAAAAGGGGGAAAGAAGGCGGATCCCGGTTTTTTCCGGGAAAGGGAAGGGGAACGGCTGCTGGCCAGAATAGCCGATGAGACCTTCGTGATTGCCTTGGATGAAAAAGGGAAGATACGCACATCGGAGGAGCTGGCGGATTTTCTCGGCCAGCATATGGTGCAGGGGACCGGAGAGCTGGCCTTTGTCATCGGCGGGGCCTACGGCCTTAGTGACGCCGTCCGGCAAAGGGCAAATCTGGTGTTGTCTCTCTCGCCCCTGACCTTTACGCATCAGATGGCCCGGGTTATTCTGTTCGAACAGATCTACCGCGGCATGACTATTCTGCGCAACGAGCCGTACCACAATCGTTAA